A region from the Aegilops tauschii subsp. strangulata cultivar AL8/78 chromosome 5, Aet v6.0, whole genome shotgun sequence genome encodes:
- the LOC109775930 gene encoding cold-regulated 413 plasma membrane protein 1, whose translation MAKSFLAMKTGPAAGASEASQALLESDLRELTMAARKLANHAIVLGGGIGFIGTFLQWLAFAAAVYLLVLDKTNWKTNMLTGLLVPYIFFTMPGLLFGFIRGEIGSWVAFVFVVLRLFFPRHFPDWLELPGSLILLTVVAPAIFADTFRGSWLIIGVGVCLVIGCYLLHEHIKASGGLKEAFQKPNGWSNTIGILLLFIYPVWAVVMWFL comes from the exons ATGGCAAAGTCGTTCCTCGCGATGAAGACGGGCCCGGCGGCCGGCGCGTCGGAGGCGTCGCAGGCGCTGCTGGAGTCGGACCTGCGGGAGCTGACCATGGCGGCGCGGAAGCTCGCCAACCACGCCATCGTCCTCGGCGGCGGCATCGGCTTCATCGGCACCTTCCTCCAGTGGCTCGCCTTCGCCGCCGCTGT ATATCTCTTGGTGCTGGACAAGACCAACTGGAAGACCAACATGCTGACGGGCCTCTTGGTCCCTTACATTTTCTTCACCATGCCCGGTCTGCTCTTCGGCTTCATAAG GGGGGAGATTGGCAGCTGGGTTGCGTTCGTTTTCGTCGTCCTGCGGCTATTCTTTCCGCGCCACTTCCCTG ATTGGCTGGAGCTGCCTGGGTCTCTGATCCTCCTCACGGTGGTCGCCCCCGCCATCTTCGCGGACACCTTCCGGGGCTCCTGGCTCATCATCGGCGTCGGCGTGTGCCTGGTCATCGGGTGCTACCTGCTCCACGAGCACATCAAGGCGTCGGGGGGCCTCAAGGAGGCCTTCCAGAAGCCCAATGGCTGGTCCAACACCATCGgcatcctcctcctcttcatctaCCCGGTCTGGGCCGTCGTGATGTGGTTCCTGTAG
- the LOC109775928 gene encoding cold-regulated 413 plasma membrane protein 1 yields the protein MAPSFLAMKAGAASGASEAAQALLESDLRELGMAARKLANHAIVLGGGLGFGRHFLKWLAFIAAVYLLVLDRTNWKTNMLTGLLVPYIFFTLPGVLFSLVRGEVGAWIAFVVVILRLFFPRHFPDWLELPGSLILLTVVAPSLFADHFRNDLVGVFICLAIGCYLLQEHIRVSGGFREAFRKANGVSNTIGIVLLFVYPVWVLVLWLL from the exons ATGGCGCCGTCGTTCCTCGCGATGAAGGCgggcgcggcgtccggcgcgtcGGAGGCGGCGCAGGCGCTGCTCGAGTCGGACCTGCGGGAGCTGGGCATGGCGGCGCGGAAGCTCGCCAACCACGCCATCGTCCTCGGCGGCGGCCTCGGCTTCGGCCGCCACTTCCTCAAGTGGCTCGCCTTCATCGCCGCCGT GTACCTCTTGGTATTGGACCGGACAAACTGGAAGACCAACATGCTGACCGGACTCTTGGTCCCTTACATATTCTTCACCCTGCCTGGTGTGCTGTTCTCTCTCGTAAG GGGAGAGGTTGGTGCCTGGATTGCATTCGTTGTAGTCATCCTGCGGCTCTTCTTCCCGCGTCACTTCCCTG ATTGGCTAGAGCTGCCTGGCTCTCTGATTCTTCTCACGGTGGTCGCCCCCAGCCTCTTCGCCGACCACTTCAGGAACGACCTCGTCGGCGTCTTCATATGCCTCGCCATCGGGTGCTACCTGCTTCAAGAGCACATCAGGGTGTCAGGAGGCTTCAGGGAGGCCTTCAGGAAGGCCAATGGCGTGTCCAACACCATCGGCATCGTCCTGCTCTTCGTCTACCCAGTCTGGGTCCTGGTGCTCTGGCTCCTGTAG